One window of the Candidatus Zixiibacteriota bacterium genome contains the following:
- the rsmI gene encoding Ribosomal RNA small subunit methyltransferase I, giving the protein MSESNNSQTKGILYLVPTPIGNLGDITPRALEILKGAELIACEDTRLSGRLLAHFGIQKKLISYHDFNEEARLPRLLKILQEGGNVAVVTDAGSPGLSDPAYRIIRAAIDNNIAVSPLPGANALIPALTGSGLPLDRFFFEGFLPNKSGARRNRLNSLRDLEHTLIFYESPFRIEKTLNDALDILGDREACIAREISKIYEEFIRGSLSKILEGIKGRHIKGEIVFLIAGALKKKGHQNE; this is encoded by the coding sequence ATGTCAGAATCTAACAATTCTCAGACCAAAGGAATCCTGTATTTGGTTCCGACCCCGATTGGCAACCTGGGCGATATAACCCCGAGAGCTCTGGAAATTTTGAAAGGGGCCGAACTTATCGCATGTGAGGATACCCGATTATCGGGACGACTCCTGGCTCATTTCGGAATTCAGAAAAAATTGATTAGTTATCATGATTTCAATGAAGAGGCCCGTCTTCCCCGCCTCCTCAAAATTCTTCAGGAGGGTGGCAATGTCGCAGTTGTCACCGATGCCGGCTCCCCCGGCTTGTCCGATCCGGCCTATCGTATTATTCGCGCCGCGATTGACAACAATATCGCAGTGTCGCCGCTTCCCGGGGCAAATGCCTTGATCCCGGCCTTAACCGGATCCGGCCTGCCTTTGGACCGGTTCTTTTTTGAAGGCTTCCTGCCGAACAAGTCCGGCGCGAGACGAAATCGCCTCAATTCTCTTCGCGATTTGGAGCATACTCTCATTTTCTATGAATCACCCTTCCGCATTGAAAAAACCCTGAATGATGCTCTTGATATTTTGGGTGATCGGGAGGCCTGTATCGCTCGCGAGATCTCCAAAATATACGAAGAATTCATTCGCGGGAGCTTGTCAAAAATCCTGGAAGGGATCAAAGGAAGGCATATCAAGGGGGAAATCGTCTTTCTTATTGCCGGAGCCCTAAAGAAGAAAGGTCATCAGAATGAGTAA